The Plasmodium vivax scf_5253 genomic scaffold, whole genome shotgun sequence genome contains a region encoding:
- a CDS encoding variable surface protein Vir6, truncated, putative (encoded by transcript PVX_057190A), with amino-acid sequence LIYNDTLQNPHFSKNVGLENLGRKSLDDGFLGKVQGFFTETLGQVEPAPILGVSGGMGALFLLFKYTPVGSSFGGRRGRMHRIPNNFGEYYAGFVPGFAEQDYGNFGNERYNISYRPE; translated from the exons ttaatatataatgatacaTTACAAAATCCTCATTTTTCGAAGAATGTAGGATTAGAAAACCTAGGGAGGAAGTCTTTAGACGATGGATTTTTAGGTAAAGTGCAAGGTTTTTTTACTGAAACATTAGGACAAGTAGAACCAGCACCTATTCTTGGTGTATCTGGYGGGATgggtgctttatttttactttttaag taTACTCCAGTTGGATCCTCctttggaggaagaagaggacgtATGCATCGAATCCCTAACAATTTCGGTGAATATTACGCAGGATTTGTCCCAGGTTTTGCTGAACAGGACTATGGAAATTTTGGAAACGAACgatataatatatcttaTAGGCCCgaataa